The genome window TACCGACAAAGAAAGAAACTAAAGCAACAACAATTACTGCTCCAATAATTGAAGGAATAATTGCCATTCCGGCTAATTGAGGGCCCCAAGATCCGAGTATAGCTTCTCCAATAGAGGAACCAACTAATCCGGCAACAATATTAGCAATCCACCCCATTGATTTTCCTTTGCTAGTAATTGCTCCAGCAATAGCACCAATGATGGCACCAATAATTAAAACCCATAACCAATGCATAAAACATCATCCTCTCTTATTTTTCGAAGGATGTTTTTTAGATTTGTTATAGTTTTGAATTTCTTTAAAAATGGCTAATAAAAGTTGAGATATAGAAATGATAATTGATATTTTTGACCAAAGTCCA of Limosilactobacillus reuteri contains these proteins:
- a CDS encoding GlsB/YeaQ/YmgE family stress response membrane protein, which produces MHWLWVLIIGAIIGAIAGAITSKGKSMGWIANIVAGLVGSSIGEAILGSWGPQLAGMAIIPSIIGAVIVVALVSFFVGKLKN